A window of the Salarias fasciatus chromosome 7, fSalaFa1.1, whole genome shotgun sequence genome harbors these coding sequences:
- the LOC115392350 gene encoding wee1-like protein kinase 2, with translation MLPLPLPLLREDYREGGGRRTTQRSEALSMAALFTGTSQQLEFSSCGEDGSSSSSSSSDTSDNCTSRTRSPRIRTPSSACGTPRVQRHRSRFNASSSPMLCTSPIPYASWKKLRLCSSPNTPKSLLSKSSQPVSNIKIPHRQRRLCFTLATANLMQAPSVNVNPFTPDTVRRNSEQYWTKSCMSDDEDDYVPGLKHSLTSSEEDDEAFLPPKRRAVQACMLSRYESEFLQLECIGVGEFGAVYKCVKRLDGCLYAIKQSRRPLAGSYDEQLALKEVYAHAVLGHHPHVVRYYSAWAEDDHMLIQNEFCDGGSLGDAIVKREVQGDLFTEAELKDLLLQVSMGLKYIHSSGLVHLDIKPSNIFICQRSSTSAVGEGESEEEDGSATAGVIYKIGDLGHVTSTINPQVEEGDSRFLASEILAEDYSHLHKADIFALGLTVLLAAGAPPLPRNGDQWHHLRQEKLPELPQKLSLPFKALLQSMLHPDPTKRPSAKDLCRHTILSEKRTERLAAQLRRELNVEKFRTAMLEKELQEARQAALSPMQNLSPGLKPPAREGSVPRAGRRLVGRKERRSVSFGCPGSYI, from the exons atgctgccgctgccgctgccgctgctccgAGAGGACTACCGTGAAGGCGGAGGGAGACGAACAACACAGCGCTCCGAG GCCCTGAGCATGGCAGCGTTGTTTACCGGGACCAGCCAGCAGCTGGAATTTTCCAGCTGTGGAGAGgatggaagcagcagcagcagcagcagcagtgacacctCGGACAACTGCACGTCCAGGACTCGCAGTCCTCGGATCCGCACGCCCAGCTCCGCCTGCGGGACGCCCAGAGTGCAACGCCACCGCAGCAGATTCAATGCTTCATCCTCCCCTATGCTGTGCACCAGCCCGATACCGTACGCTTCCTGGAAGAAACTGAgactctgcagctctccaaaCACTCCCAAG AGTTTGCTGTCAAAGTCGTCTCAGCCAGTCTCCAACATTAAGATCCCTCACCGCCAGAGGAGACTGTGCTTCACCTTAGCCACTGCAAACTTAATGCAGGCACCTTCTGTCAACGTGAATCCTTTCACTCCTGACACCGTGCGCAGGAACAGCGAGCAGTACTGGACCAAGAGTTGTATGAGCGATGATGAGGACGATTACGTTCCTGG TCTGAAACACAGCCTCACATCATCTGAAGAGGATGACGAAGCCTTTCTCCCACCAAAG AGGCGAGCTGTTCAAGCCTGCATGCTGTCACGATATGAGAGCGAGTTCCTGCAGCTCGAGTGCATCGGCGTGGGCGAGTTTGGGGCAGTTTACAAATGCGTTAAGAGGCTGGACGGCTGCTTGTACGCCATAAAACAATCCCGCCGACCTCTGGCAGGCTCTTATGACGA GCAGCTGGCCCTCAAGGAGGTGTATGCACATGCTGTTCTTGGGCACCACCCACATGTTGTTCGCTATTATTCAGCATGGGCAGAGGATGACCACATGCTTATTCAGAATGAATTCTGTGATG GTGGGAGCCTCGGCGATGCCATCGTGAAGAGGGAGGTCCAGGGTGATCTTTTCACAGAGGCCGAGTTGAAAGATCTGCTTTTGCAGGTGTCCATGGGTCTGAAGTACATCCACAGCTCAGGACTTGTGCACCTAGATATCAAACCAA GCAATATATTCATCTGCCAGCGTAGCAGCACGAGTGCTGTGGGTGAGGGGGAGAGTGAAGAGGAAGATGGAAGCGCGACAGCTGGCGTCATTTACAaaattg GCGACCTTGGTCATGTGACATCCACGATCAATCCTCAAGTTGAGGAGGGGGACAGTCGCTTTCTCGCCAGTGAGATTTTGGCCGAG GATTACAGCCACCTCCACAAGGCAGACATATTTGCTCTGGGTCTCACCGTGCTGCTGGCAGCTGGCGCTCCTCCTCTACCGCGAAATGGAGATCAGTGGCACCATCTTAGACAGGAGAAACTTCCTGAACTGCCACAGAAGCTTTCACTTCCCTTTAAAGCTTTGCTTCAG TCTATGCTGCATCCAGACCCTACAAAGCGTCCGTCTGCCAAGGACCTTTGCAGGCACACAATCTTAAGCGAAAAGAGGACGGAGAGACTGGCTGCTCAACTGCGTCGAGAGCTCAACGTGGAGAAGTTCAGGACAGCCATGCTTGAAAA AGAGCTTCAGGAGGCTCGTCAGGCTGCGTTGTCCCCCATGCAGAACCTGTCTCCTGGCCTAAAACCTCCTGCCAGAGAGGGTTCTGTGCCCAGAGCTGGGAGGAGGCTTGTTGGGAGGAAGGAAAGGCGCTCTGTGAGCTTTGGCTGCCCTGGTTCCTACATCTGA